In the genome of Equus caballus isolate H_3958 breed thoroughbred chromosome 3, TB-T2T, whole genome shotgun sequence, the window GACTTGTACGGCCCCCCCTGAGGGCTGGAGCGAGGGCAGGACACAGTGGCCAcctgggccaggggagggggcttCCTGCTGGGGACCTGCACCCACATTGCTGAGGGCACAAACACCTGGACACAGGGGACGATGTCCTCCCAGTACGTGCAGTCTGACCACAGGGGCCCCACTGGACACACCAACACCTGGTCGTGTGGCCGGGAGACCCGGCTGACCTCTGTGGAGGCGGCCGAAGGGCAGCATGCCTCTCCCAGGGGAGGACAGAGTCCCGGGGACAGAGCCTGGAGTGGAGTGGCCAGAAGGAAGTGTCCCGAGGGCCGACAGGCCTGCTGTCAGTCGCTTCCACGGGGGTCAGATGCCCCACGCCCAGCTCATCTCCCACCCACGAGGACCTCATGTGTGTGAAAGGGAGCAGTGTGGGCAGACATGAATTAAAACGTGCTGACTCTCCAGCCTGGGGCCtctgcgggggcggggggggtgcaAACACAGCTGGGGGGGGCACCAGAAGGAACCCCTCCAGCCCCGGGTTTATGAACAAAGATGGGGCTTTCTTGCCCAATGGGATAAGAAGCCAGTTATCACAGCATCAGCTGTGAGAAGAGAAAACCGCTTTATCACGAGGTCGACCTGCAAGGAGGCAGGCGGCGAGAGCTCTCAGCTCAGGCTCCTtgagcagggcctggggcagctctcgtggggcagagggcaggtggTCGGAAGTGTGGGATGGATgcctggaggtgaggaggagtGAGGGCACTGATGACCCGCGCCAGCACAGTCAGGCTTCACGGCTCTGCACAGGACACGTGTTCACGGAAGGGTGGCCTTAGCAAGATCTGGGGTGGGGCTTTCGTTCCCCTTGACATCAAAAGGGTCACCTACCGGGCATTTGCACAGACCCAGTTGAGGAGTTGATCTCAACTGGCTTGAGCTGGACAAGGGGTTGACTCTCAGTTCCTGGAAAACTGCTCTCAGGTACCCTGTTGAGAAGATGGGGTCAGTGGGCCTGGTCCTAGTGGACCCGTGGTCACACCGGGGTGCAGCCTGAGGGAGGACCCAGCAAGGACACCAAGTTCCATGGACGCCTCTGTCCTCCACACGTTGGGGGGCACCCAGGGGCAAGGGGCGCAGTGGGGACACCCCTTTCATGCTGTCCCTGCAGCTCTTCCCAAGACGCCTCCGCCCACACTGACGTGGCCATCTGAGGGGGTGTCTGCCCAGTGTGGTCACTGCGCCTGGACCAGCCGTGCCCTGGGCCTTGATTGCCATCCGTGTCCTGGCTCATGGGGGCTGCTGGTTGGGAGCAGTGGTTTTGGGAGGTGTGGCGGGTGGATGTGGGGGGCAGCAGCAGGGGCAGGCGACAGGACACAGGGCGGGCAAAGACCACGTGCGCAGGAAGAAGCTGAGACAGACGGCCCCCCGCAGATGGACACATGGACACACGCATGTGACCCAGGGAGGGGCCAGTGCTTAGCAGAACCAAAGGTATGGGGGGGCCAGGAAAACAAAACTCATAATTTTTGTGGAAAAGCTTTTCTTCTCTGCCCTGGAACAAGTTTCGTTATTTTCATTAGAAAATCGGATGACGATTTTTTCCTTGGAATTCTGCCCTCTCTGGGGGCTGGCTCatcactcccccacccccgccaggcCTCTATCTCCTCGCCTCCCCTTGCCCCCTCGCCTCTTGAGCTGTTGTCCAGACCCTCCTAGGGCCGTGTCCACCACGCCACCCAGGAAGATGATCTGAACTCAGGTCAAGATGGAACGGAGCCAGGAAGGTGCACGGGGGTCGCGCCTCCCTTCTGCCTGCCCCCAAGTGGGCTGGGGCTTCAGGCACTGGGCTGGCAGGACCTCACGTCCTGCCGTGTGGCTGGGCAGCCTGGAGCCCCCCTGGTCATTGTCGGGGAGACCTTAGCTGCAAAGAAGCTGCTGAGGGTGGACGTGGCCTGGGAGACCCAGAACCCCAGGACAGAGAGGGACAACACAGTCCAGCCCAGGTCTAGGGACACAGAAAGGACTCCCAGGCTGCCCACGCCAGGCCACTCCAGGGCCTGCCCTCCAGTCGTCCACGTCTCAGGGTCCCGCGTGGGCCTGGCCTCCTCGACCTGTCTGCCTGCGtctgcacgctctgcttgggGGTCAGGTGCTCCAGCTTGCCCCCATCCAAACCAGACCCTTACATTCAGCCCCTTTGCAGAGGATCCTTTTGACCCCTTaactctttgggcctcagtttccctgggtgCACAGTGGGGAGATGGACAGAGTAAAGAGAACAGCAGTCTCCTGTGCTCTGTGCCTCTCTCATGCGGCCCCAGGAGGGGGCTGATCCCAGGACCCCTGCCATGGGGTAGACCCTGGGCCAAACATGACGACCCCATCAGCCTGCAGGGCCCACGCTCATGCTGGGCCTGGCGAGGAGCAGCAGGGGCACCAGGCCCATGACCAAGGTGCCAGCAGCAGAACTGGGTGGCGCCCCCAGTGATCAGACCTCAGGAGCAGGAAGACGGTGGCCGCTGCCTCCAGGCCGGCCACCAGGAATTAGGGCTGGTAGTAGGTGGGCTCACGCAGGGACAGACTGCCAAGGAAGCTGGCCCTGAGGTCCCTGCTCATCAGCCTGGGAGGCCGGGCGAAGCTCTGGGCCCAGCCTGAGCCAGGGACAACAGTGACCAAACCCCCACCCCAGGGTGGAGGGTGCAGACGCCCCTAGcctgcctgctccctcccctcct includes:
- the SLC22A31 gene encoding LOW QUALITY PROTEIN: putative solute carrier family 22 member 31 (The sequence of the model RefSeq protein was modified relative to this genomic sequence to represent the inferred CDS: inserted 1 base in 1 codon; deleted 2 bases in 1 codon; substituted 1 base at 1 genomic stop codon) translates to MSRDLRASFLGSLSLREPTYYQPXFLVAGLEAAATVFLLLRSDHWGRHPVLLXGTLVMGLVPLLLRQAQHERGPCRLMGSSCLAQGLPHGRGPGISPLLGPHERGTEHRRLLFSLLCPSPHCAPRETEAQRVKGSKGSSAKGLNVRVWFGWGQAGAPDPQAERADAGRQVEEARPTRDPETWTTGGQALEWPGVGSLGVLSVSLDLGWTVLSLSVLGFWVSQATSTLSSFFAAKVSPTMTRGAPGCPATRQDVRSCQPSA